The segment GCCCGAAGAACGTGCCGCAATCGTTTGTCGATTTCCACCGTCAACATGGCGCGGTGAAGATGGACATCGAATCGATTGGTTCCGGCTTGGTATGGATGTGGCCACTACCGCAAGTGCTGCAATGTAGTGAGGAATACGGATTCGACGAGTTCGCGCCGGGACTACTCGGCATCGGCACTGATGGCTGTGGAGAACTCTATGCAATCGACATTCGTGATGAGGGAACAGGGGCGGTTGGTGACATTCCCGCGACCTCACTCCAATGGGACGACTTTCGGGAGCTCTCGCCGTCATTCGATGACTTTGCGTCCAAGCTCATGGCGGGTACACCGATCATTGAACCCGACGACATTGATGCCGACACAAACTAGGCACTGTCCCTTAAATACGTTTCAGCATTCTTCGGATGGCTGCGATCTTAATAAATGCCAGGTACGAGTCCGGAAGTTTATCAAACCTCATGGCAACACGACGCGACTCCTTCAACCAGCCGATGAGTCGCTCCACAATATTGCGTTGACGGTAGGCATCCTTGTCGAAGGGCTCAACTGCGACTTCGTTTGATCGAGTAGGGATCACAACTTGAATTCCTTTCCGCGATATCGACTTGCGAATTGATTTGGAGCT is part of the Rhodopirellula halodulae genome and harbors:
- a CDS encoding SMI1/KNR4 family protein: MTSIPTPTEIDAFVAACPKNVPQSFVDFHRQHGAVKMDIESIGSGLVWMWPLPQVLQCSEEYGFDEFAPGLLGIGTDGCGELYAIDIRDEGTGAVGDIPATSLQWDDFRELSPSFDDFASKLMAGTPIIEPDDIDADTN